One window of Nitrospira sp. genomic DNA carries:
- a CDS encoding aminotransferase class I/II-fold pyridoxal phosphate-dependent enzyme, giving the protein MRTVSRRMADLAQSEIRAMTQACASVKGLNMAQGVCDTPVPPIVLEGAEKAIRDGYNVYTRFDGLPELRQAIANKLAHYNDLHADAETEVTVSAGATGAFHCACAALLNPGDEVILFEPYYQYHISALVAVEAVPVVVKMQPPAWTYSPTQLEQVLTPNTKAIIVNSPGNPSGKVFSRTELEALAHFACRHDLFVFTDEIYEYFLYDGRSHVGMASLPNMAERTVTIGGYSKTFSVTGWRIGYSVAAQRWTKAIGAMNDLLYVCAPAPLQMGVAHGIRELPDDFYGTLAREYQHKRDKFCSALDEAGLTPSIPEGAYYVLADVSRLPGDSGKARAMYLLERTGIAGVPGEAFFTGQAGANYVRFSYAKTDPDLDEACRRLTQADF; this is encoded by the coding sequence ATGCGAACGGTCAGTCGACGGATGGCGGATCTCGCCCAATCGGAGATTCGGGCGATGACACAGGCTTGTGCGAGCGTGAAGGGTCTCAATATGGCGCAAGGTGTTTGTGATACGCCGGTGCCTCCGATCGTTCTTGAAGGGGCGGAGAAGGCCATCAGGGACGGGTACAATGTCTACACTCGCTTCGATGGGTTGCCAGAACTCCGGCAGGCCATAGCCAATAAGCTGGCCCACTATAACGACCTTCACGCCGACGCTGAAACGGAAGTGACCGTCAGCGCCGGGGCTACCGGCGCCTTTCACTGTGCCTGCGCGGCACTCCTCAACCCCGGCGACGAGGTCATCTTGTTTGAGCCGTACTATCAATACCATATCAGCGCACTCGTGGCCGTCGAAGCCGTTCCTGTAGTCGTCAAAATGCAGCCGCCGGCATGGACGTATTCACCGACCCAGCTCGAGCAGGTCCTGACGCCGAATACGAAGGCCATCATCGTCAATTCGCCCGGCAACCCATCGGGCAAGGTGTTCAGCCGAACGGAACTTGAGGCGCTGGCACATTTTGCGTGCCGACACGATCTGTTCGTCTTTACCGACGAAATCTATGAGTACTTTCTCTATGATGGGCGGAGCCACGTGGGCATGGCCTCCTTGCCGAATATGGCCGAACGGACGGTGACTATCGGTGGGTACTCGAAGACGTTCAGCGTCACAGGGTGGCGCATCGGATACAGTGTGGCTGCGCAGCGATGGACAAAAGCGATCGGCGCTATGAACGATCTCCTCTACGTCTGTGCGCCAGCGCCGCTCCAAATGGGTGTGGCTCACGGTATCAGAGAATTGCCCGACGATTTCTATGGAACCCTGGCTCGAGAATATCAGCATAAGCGCGACAAATTTTGCAGCGCTCTGGACGAGGCGGGACTGACGCCATCGATCCCAGAAGGAGCCTATTACGTATTGGCCGATGTCTCGCGGCTTCCAGGAGACAGTGGAAAAGCTCGGGCCATGTATCTATTGGAACGGACCGGTATCGCTGGTGTACCAGGAGAGGCCTTTTTCACGGGACAGGCCGGGGCCAATTATGTTCGCTTCAGCTACGCGAAGACGGATCCTGATCTCGATGAGGCTTGTCGACGTTTGACTCAAGCCGATTTCTAG
- the leuD gene encoding 3-isopropylmalate dehydratase small subunit, with the protein MEPFTTLTGLVAPLDRVNVDTDQVIPKQFLKTIKRTGLREGLFFDWRKLKDGSPDPSFFLNQPRYRSATILLTRDNFGCGSSREHAPWALLDQGFRCIIAPSFADIFYNNCFQNGILPVVLRAEEVPPLMKDVLSIEGYQLTVDLGRQTVTTPLGSVYRFEIDPFRKDCLYRGLDAIGLTLQHEHAITAYESRRKAEVPWLFGDLHA; encoded by the coding sequence ATGGAACCTTTCACGACACTGACCGGGCTCGTTGCTCCCCTGGATCGCGTGAACGTCGACACCGATCAGGTGATTCCGAAGCAGTTTCTGAAGACGATCAAGCGCACTGGGTTGCGCGAAGGTCTGTTCTTTGATTGGCGGAAATTAAAAGACGGCTCTCCAGATCCATCATTCTTCTTAAACCAGCCTCGTTATCGGAGTGCGACGATCCTCTTGACCCGCGACAATTTCGGCTGTGGCTCATCCCGTGAGCATGCCCCTTGGGCCCTGCTGGATCAGGGGTTCCGATGCATCATTGCGCCGAGTTTTGCGGACATCTTCTATAACAATTGTTTTCAGAACGGCATCCTTCCTGTGGTGTTGAGAGCTGAAGAGGTGCCGCCGCTCATGAAGGACGTACTCAGTATTGAGGGCTACCAGCTGACGGTTGATCTGGGCCGCCAAACAGTGACCACCCCGCTGGGGAGCGTGTATCGGTTCGAGATCGACCCCTTCCGCAAGGATTGCCTCTACCGAGGACTTGATGCGATCGGCCTCACGCTCCAGCACGAACATGCGATCACGGCCTATGAATCTCGGCGGAAGGCTGAGGTTCCTTGGCTGTTCGGTGACCTCCATGCTTAA
- the leuC gene encoding 3-isopropylmalate dehydratase large subunit: MAGKTLFDKIWDSHVVRSEPDGTTLLYIDRQLVHEVTSPQAFEGLKLAGRRPRRPAATLAVPDHNVPTTDRRLGIADQVSALQIQTLEDNCKDYGISIFNMSDIRQGIVHVIGPEQGFTLPGTTIVCGDSHTSTHGAFGALAFGIGTSEVEHVLATQCLVQKRPMTMELRVDGTLSDRCSAKDIILAIIGKIGTAGGTGYVIEYTGSAIEVLSMEGRMTLCNMSIEGGARAGMVAPDDKTIAYIKDRPLAPKGELFAQATQAWRQLKTDSDATYDATVTLQAEQIAPQVSWGTNPGMVLGVDQNIPDPRAMPDEKTKNATDRALAYMGLAPNMPITDIKIDRVFIGSCTNSRIEDLRLAAGFAKGKKVAKTVHAMVVPGSGLVKQQAEAEGLDRVFREAGFEWREAGCSMCLAMNADVLRPGERCASTSNRNFEGRQGAGGRTHLVSPAMAVAAAIEGHFVDIRHWS; this comes from the coding sequence ATGGCAGGCAAGACCTTATTCGATAAGATTTGGGATTCGCATGTCGTCCGGTCAGAACCGGACGGAACGACGCTGCTGTACATCGATCGACAATTGGTTCATGAAGTGACATCGCCTCAGGCCTTCGAAGGGTTGAAACTCGCAGGGCGCCGTCCTCGTCGGCCCGCTGCGACATTGGCTGTGCCGGATCATAACGTCCCGACCACAGACCGGCGGCTTGGGATCGCCGATCAAGTGAGCGCCCTTCAGATTCAAACACTTGAAGATAACTGCAAGGACTATGGTATCTCCATTTTCAACATGAGCGACATACGCCAGGGTATCGTCCATGTCATCGGCCCGGAACAGGGCTTCACCCTCCCTGGTACAACGATCGTCTGTGGTGACTCCCACACCTCCACCCATGGGGCGTTTGGTGCCCTGGCCTTCGGCATTGGGACGAGTGAAGTGGAACACGTGTTGGCCACTCAATGTTTGGTGCAGAAGCGACCCATGACAATGGAACTACGCGTCGATGGAACTCTCTCCGACCGCTGCTCAGCCAAGGATATTATTCTGGCGATCATTGGGAAGATCGGCACCGCCGGGGGAACCGGCTATGTCATCGAATATACCGGTTCGGCAATTGAAGTCCTCAGCATGGAGGGCCGTATGACCCTCTGTAACATGTCGATCGAGGGTGGGGCTCGTGCAGGCATGGTCGCCCCTGACGACAAGACAATTGCCTATATCAAGGACCGACCGTTGGCGCCCAAGGGAGAGCTGTTCGCACAGGCGACCCAGGCATGGCGGCAGCTCAAGACCGATTCTGACGCCACGTATGATGCAACCGTCACATTGCAGGCAGAACAGATCGCGCCGCAAGTCAGTTGGGGCACCAACCCCGGTATGGTACTTGGTGTGGACCAGAATATTCCGGATCCCCGAGCGATGCCGGATGAGAAAACAAAGAATGCCACCGACCGGGCATTGGCTTACATGGGGCTAGCACCCAATATGCCGATTACCGACATTAAGATCGATAGGGTTTTCATCGGCTCCTGTACGAACTCGCGGATCGAAGACCTTCGGCTCGCCGCCGGCTTCGCGAAGGGCAAGAAGGTCGCGAAGACCGTGCATGCCATGGTGGTGCCGGGATCGGGGCTCGTCAAGCAGCAGGCGGAGGCGGAAGGACTCGACCGAGTGTTCCGCGAGGCAGGGTTCGAGTGGAGGGAGGCTGGCTGCAGCATGTGTCTCGCGATGAATGCCGATGTACTGAGGCCCGGTGAGCGCTGTGCCTCTACGAGTAATCGGAATTTTGAAGGGCGCCAGGGAGCTGGAGGCCGCACCCATCTGGTGTCGCCGGCCATGGCGGTGGCCGCGGCCATTGAAGGGCACTTTGTGGATATCCGGCACTGGAGCTGA
- a CDS encoding 3'(2'),5'-bisphosphate nucleotidase CysQ, which yields MGWAYELEVLIDAIRSAGREALRFAADGFEITQKPDHSPVTSADLAVNQILLSRLRSAFPLDGWLSEESPDELERLRKTRVWVVDPIDGTKAFISGEPEFCVSVALIQGGQPVVAAIFNPSTDELFTAIRGGGLHLNDRLITPQNPRGSRQPLVALSPWECEIGRFASLVPVMSSPPIRSIAWALGLTANGRIDGAATLEPENEWDVAAGTLLIEEAGGIIYDGSGRGLTFNRPEPRFCGIIATSQHCPDALSRQLKLLTCSVSGDDE from the coding sequence ATGGGATGGGCCTACGAGCTGGAAGTCCTTATCGATGCAATCCGATCGGCCGGGAGGGAGGCCTTACGATTCGCCGCCGATGGGTTCGAGATAACCCAGAAACCGGATCATTCTCCGGTGACCTCGGCAGACCTCGCCGTGAATCAGATTCTCCTATCTCGCCTGCGGTCGGCCTTCCCTCTGGATGGTTGGCTATCAGAGGAATCGCCGGATGAACTGGAAAGGCTCCGCAAAACGCGGGTCTGGGTCGTCGATCCGATAGATGGGACGAAAGCGTTCATCAGTGGTGAGCCGGAGTTTTGTGTCTCCGTCGCACTCATTCAAGGAGGTCAACCGGTTGTGGCGGCCATCTTCAACCCTTCGACGGACGAGTTATTCACGGCCATTCGAGGAGGAGGGCTTCATCTCAATGACAGATTGATTACCCCACAAAATCCGCGCGGCAGCCGGCAACCGCTGGTCGCCCTGAGTCCATGGGAGTGCGAAATCGGCCGCTTCGCATCGCTTGTGCCGGTTATGAGCAGCCCCCCGATTCGCTCCATCGCCTGGGCGCTTGGCCTCACAGCGAACGGACGCATCGATGGAGCCGCAACGCTCGAACCGGAAAATGAATGGGATGTTGCGGCGGGAACCCTCCTGATCGAGGAAGCAGGTGGGATCATCTATGACGGGAGCGGACGTGGCCTGACCTTTAACCGGCCCGAGCCTCGCTTTTGCGGAATCATCGCCACCAGCCAGCACTGCCCCGATGCACTCTCTCGACAGCTCAAGCTCCTGACTTGCTCGGTCTCTGGAGACGATGAATAA
- the corA gene encoding magnesium/cobalt transporter CorA yields the protein MKLVQKRSRKSGLSPGTLIHIGEARTEAVTMTLFNYAGARCEEHVVTDANEIRLPADETVTWVDVGGVHRIDILEAFGKQFNLHPLLLEDIANTDQRPKLDDYEAYFFLVMKMLTTSARGDILVEQVSFVLGRNYVLSFQENGTDVFHPVRDRLRGGKGRLRQSGSDYLLHALIDAVVDQYFAVLEMLGERIELLQERVIADPKQDILKDIHALKQQLLFVRRVVWPLREAINNLSRSECPFLHEPTKVFFRDVYDHVVQIVDTIETLREMVSASLDIYLSSVSYRLNAVMRVLTVITTIFMPLTFIAGIYGMNFEHMPELKWSWGYPMALGVMGVVTAVMLIGFRRKKWL from the coding sequence ATGAAATTGGTCCAGAAACGGTCAAGGAAGTCGGGACTCTCGCCCGGAACGCTCATCCACATCGGCGAGGCGCGAACCGAGGCCGTCACTATGACCCTGTTCAATTATGCCGGTGCCCGATGCGAAGAGCATGTCGTCACGGACGCGAATGAGATTCGACTGCCCGCCGACGAAACGGTCACCTGGGTTGATGTCGGGGGCGTGCACAGGATCGACATCTTGGAAGCCTTCGGCAAACAGTTCAATCTCCACCCGCTTTTGCTGGAAGACATCGCCAACACCGATCAGCGCCCCAAGCTCGATGACTATGAGGCATATTTCTTTCTGGTCATGAAGATGCTCACGACCTCTGCCCGCGGGGACATACTGGTCGAACAAGTCAGTTTCGTCCTTGGGCGTAACTACGTCCTCTCGTTCCAAGAGAATGGAACCGACGTGTTTCACCCGGTGAGGGATCGCCTCCGAGGTGGCAAGGGGCGGCTTCGTCAAAGTGGATCGGACTATCTGCTCCATGCACTCATTGATGCCGTGGTCGACCAATATTTCGCTGTTCTCGAAATGCTCGGCGAGCGGATTGAATTGCTGCAGGAACGAGTGATCGCCGACCCCAAGCAGGATATACTCAAAGACATTCATGCGCTCAAACAGCAACTCCTATTCGTGCGGCGCGTCGTCTGGCCCCTGCGGGAAGCGATCAACAACCTGTCTCGATCGGAATGTCCATTTTTACATGAACCCACCAAGGTATTTTTTCGAGACGTCTACGACCATGTGGTGCAGATCGTCGACACCATCGAGACATTGCGAGAAATGGTCTCCGCGAGTCTCGACATCTACCTATCAAGCGTCAGCTATCGGCTGAACGCCGTCATGCGGGTGCTGACGGTGATCACGACGATTTTCATGCCGCTCACCTTTATCGCAGGCATCTACGGCATGAATTTCGAGCATATGCCGGAGTTGAAATGGTCCTGGGGTTACCCGATGGCATTGGGCGTAATGGGAGTCGTGACGGCCGTGATGCTGATTGGGTTCCGCCGAAAGAAATGGCTTTAG
- the lpdA gene encoding dihydrolipoyl dehydrogenase, with product MAESQYDVAVIGAGPGGYAAAFHAADIGLRTALIDQEPQLGGVCLLRGCIPSKALLHAAKLITDAAEAESWGIHFEKPKIDLETLRERTRGTIGKLTKGVRTLADSRKVDVFQASAAFTNPTTLTLSGPNGTTTLSCSHAILATGSRPAVPNSLKLNDPRVMDSTSALDLPDVPGRLLVVGGGYIGLELGTVYEALGSEVTIVEMLSRLLNGADPDLVRPLQQRLQRRFKAIKLNTKVAALEVRQGGIAATLEGPEGTNLEVFDRVLVAVGRKANTEQLGLEHTKVAVSEKGFVQVDRRLRTAEPTIFAIGDVIGEPMLAHKATHEGLVAARVIAGREATFDPAAIPAVVFTDPEIAWCGLTEEAAKAAGQAVKVTRFPWAASGRAATMGRNDGLTKLVCDAESGRILGVGLCGVGAGELIAEGVLAVEMGAVAEDLAASIHPHPTLSETVMEAAELFHGQATHFHPSKR from the coding sequence ATGGCTGAATCACAGTACGACGTAGCGGTAATTGGGGCGGGCCCAGGCGGCTACGCCGCGGCCTTTCACGCGGCTGATATCGGCCTCCGCACCGCATTGATCGACCAAGAACCGCAACTTGGAGGCGTCTGTCTCTTGCGAGGCTGTATTCCCTCAAAAGCTTTGCTCCATGCGGCCAAGCTGATCACAGATGCAGCAGAGGCGGAAAGCTGGGGGATTCATTTTGAGAAGCCCAAGATCGATCTCGAAACGCTCCGTGAACGGACGAGAGGCACCATCGGCAAGTTGACCAAGGGTGTGCGGACGTTGGCAGACAGCCGGAAGGTGGATGTGTTTCAAGCGAGCGCAGCCTTCACGAATCCGACGACGCTGACATTGTCCGGGCCTAACGGAACGACAACGCTCTCCTGCTCTCACGCAATCCTCGCCACCGGCTCGCGTCCTGCCGTTCCGAATTCTCTCAAGCTCAATGATCCGCGAGTGATGGATTCCACGAGCGCGCTCGACTTGCCCGACGTTCCGGGGCGATTACTGGTCGTGGGCGGTGGATACATCGGACTGGAATTGGGCACCGTGTACGAAGCGCTTGGATCCGAAGTGACGATCGTCGAGATGCTGTCGCGCCTGCTCAACGGCGCCGATCCGGACCTCGTGAGGCCCCTGCAGCAACGTCTGCAACGGCGATTCAAGGCCATCAAGCTGAACACAAAGGTGGCCGCACTAGAGGTTCGCCAGGGCGGTATCGCGGCAACCCTGGAGGGCCCTGAGGGAACCAACCTAGAGGTCTTCGATCGCGTGCTCGTCGCCGTGGGGCGCAAGGCGAACACGGAGCAGCTCGGACTCGAACACACCAAAGTCGCCGTTTCTGAGAAAGGGTTCGTGCAGGTCGATAGACGGCTTCGCACGGCCGAGCCGACCATCTTTGCGATCGGCGATGTGATCGGGGAACCGATGCTGGCGCACAAGGCTACCCATGAAGGGTTGGTCGCGGCCAGGGTGATTGCTGGAAGAGAGGCGACGTTCGATCCTGCCGCTATTCCGGCCGTCGTTTTCACCGATCCCGAAATCGCATGGTGCGGTCTGACCGAAGAAGCCGCCAAGGCAGCGGGACAAGCCGTAAAAGTGACGCGCTTTCCTTGGGCGGCTTCAGGTCGAGCCGCCACCATGGGCCGCAACGATGGCCTGACCAAATTGGTCTGCGATGCCGAATCCGGAAGAATCCTCGGAGTAGGGCTCTGCGGAGTCGGCGCGGGAGAGCTGATCGCCGAGGGCGTCCTGGCGGTGGAGATGGGTGCAGTCGCGGAAGACCTGGCGGCCTCAATCCATCCGCATCCCACGCTGAGCGAGACCGTCATGGAGGCGGCGGAACTCTTCCATGGACAAGCGACGCACTTTCATCCATCTAAACGCTGA
- a CDS encoding dihydrolipoamide acetyltransferase family protein produces the protein MKVELPFLAEGIEGGDVVLVLVHEGDQVSEGQSLVELETDKATVPVPSPAAGKVVRLLVREGDHVQVGQALVELDGAHGVEQSAKMSAPDKPEVAPASQPPPPVESAHGEALERREGLPAESSPPAPPKTEEPPLAPLENKIAAAPSASAGPTIPAPPSVRRLARELAVDLTQVKGTEAGGRITAEDVKAFVRERTRRSGVGSAARASESGGVFATTYGNERREPLPSLRRKIAANMTQSWTTIPHVHQFQDADITELMEMHKRYALEFKKKGATLTLTSLILKAVVHALKRYPLLNATLDLTSGEVIYKDYYNIGVAVDTPAGLIVPVVHDVDHKDLFQISVELADLADRTRAREVKLEELRGATFTVSNMGGLGAGPFTPIINAPQVGILGIGKARMTPLYRDGQFVPRRVLQLCVAYDHRLVDGAVGARFTIEIVKVLEDFQGMFLGL, from the coding sequence ATGAAAGTCGAGTTGCCATTTCTCGCGGAAGGGATCGAGGGCGGCGATGTGGTCCTGGTTCTGGTCCACGAAGGCGACCAGGTCAGCGAAGGCCAATCGTTGGTCGAATTGGAAACCGACAAGGCCACGGTCCCGGTGCCGTCGCCGGCAGCAGGAAAGGTCGTCCGTCTGCTTGTGCGGGAGGGGGATCACGTCCAGGTCGGGCAAGCGCTCGTCGAGCTGGACGGCGCACATGGCGTGGAGCAGTCGGCCAAGATGTCAGCGCCGGACAAGCCGGAGGTTGCTCCGGCTTCGCAACCTCCGCCGCCCGTCGAATCGGCTCATGGGGAGGCCTTAGAACGACGCGAAGGACTGCCGGCCGAATCATCCCCACCAGCGCCGCCGAAGACAGAAGAGCCGCCGCTCGCTCCGCTTGAGAATAAGATTGCTGCAGCGCCCTCAGCATCCGCCGGCCCCACCATCCCTGCGCCTCCGTCAGTGCGCCGGCTCGCCCGCGAGTTGGCGGTGGACCTGACACAGGTGAAAGGCACGGAAGCCGGAGGCCGGATCACCGCCGAGGATGTGAAAGCGTTTGTTCGTGAACGAACCAGACGCAGCGGTGTTGGGTCCGCAGCGAGGGCTTCCGAATCGGGCGGCGTCTTCGCCACGACGTACGGCAACGAGCGTCGCGAGCCTCTCCCGTCACTTCGACGGAAGATTGCGGCGAACATGACGCAGTCTTGGACGACCATTCCTCACGTCCATCAATTCCAGGATGCCGACATCACTGAGCTGATGGAGATGCACAAACGCTACGCGCTCGAATTCAAGAAGAAAGGCGCGACGCTGACGCTCACCAGTCTCATCCTCAAAGCCGTCGTCCACGCGCTGAAGCGATATCCGCTGCTGAACGCCACCCTCGATCTCACCAGCGGTGAAGTAATCTACAAGGATTATTACAATATCGGGGTCGCCGTGGATACGCCGGCAGGATTGATCGTGCCGGTCGTCCACGACGTCGATCACAAAGACTTGTTTCAAATTTCCGTGGAGCTCGCCGATCTGGCGGATCGCACGCGCGCACGTGAGGTCAAGCTGGAAGAGCTGCGCGGCGCCACATTTACCGTGAGCAACATGGGCGGTCTCGGTGCCGGTCCGTTCACCCCGATCATCAACGCACCACAGGTAGGCATCCTGGGCATCGGGAAGGCCCGGATGACGCCGCTGTATCGTGACGGGCAATTCGTGCCTCGTCGTGTGCTGCAACTCTGCGTGGCCTACGATCATCGGCTGGTGGATGGAGCGGTCGGGGCTCGCTTTACCATCGAGATCGTCAAGGTGCTGGAAGATTTCCAGGGGATGTTTCTGGGACTCTAG
- a CDS encoding cation-translocating P-type ATPase — protein MRIESSIQTPSETRRAATWYARPTEALADEFLTDLNVGLPVDEAARRRTQEGPNELPEAPPPSLLKLFVAQFASLLVWVLIGAAFVSGLLEDWIDAAAILAIVFLNGLLGFVQEFRADRSLAALRKMSVATARVIREGTLQSISARELVRGDVIALEAGDRIPADSRLLYSTNFQAQEASLTGESTPVQKQAELLDAAEVPLADQRNMVFMGTVAVSGKARGLVVATGLGTELGRIAAMIRKADEAERSETPLQRRLEQFGYTLLWLTLGVVTVVFGLGYLRGEPLVEMFLISVSLAVAAVPEGLPAVVTITLALGVTRMAKRHALIRKLPAVETLGSATVICTDKTGTLTKNEMTVTRLIMGDSHFEVTGEGYEPAGEIRESSTPDSGLPSGLRDLLTTAVLCNGATLQQENGIWRIIGDPTEGALLVVAAKAGLTKAELERRAPLDREVPFDAERKMMTIIRRTEQGRMAYCKGAPDVLLKRCAARVTLDGRIEPLDQQDRQLIDEANASLAQQALRVLGVAYRPLDQSASSDEEVERDLIFLGLLAMKDPLRPEAAEAVRLCRDAGIRTAMITGDHKETAIAIARELGLYRDDGVALSGSELDGLTDEQVRQRVERISVYARVSAEHKLRIVQAWKRNGAIVAMTGDGVNDAPAIKAADIGVAMGMTGTDVTKEASDMVVTDDNFASIADAVEEGRGIFDNIRKTVHFLLSCNVSEVLVMLFATLLGLPLPLLPIQILWMNLVTDGFPALALAVDPKAPDLMQQPPRQTQARLLDGERLWTIAGEGMMLAVIALSAFSYSLFVWQQPIDQARTVTFAVMVAAQLVHAFNCRSDRWSLFQVGVTTNRSLIWAVLVSLALQIAILATPFLQSIFKVAPLPMEDWELLVAMTLIPLAVVETIKWFRRRRAISV, from the coding sequence ATGCGGATTGAGAGCAGCATACAGACGCCCAGTGAGACAAGGAGAGCAGCAACATGGTACGCCCGCCCGACGGAAGCCCTGGCTGATGAATTCCTGACAGACCTCAACGTCGGTTTACCTGTTGATGAAGCGGCACGCCGGCGAACGCAAGAAGGACCCAACGAATTACCCGAAGCCCCTCCTCCCTCGTTGCTGAAACTCTTCGTCGCACAGTTCGCGAGCCTCCTCGTGTGGGTGCTGATCGGAGCGGCCTTTGTGTCCGGTTTGTTGGAAGACTGGATTGATGCGGCGGCGATTCTGGCCATCGTGTTTCTCAATGGCCTGCTGGGGTTTGTCCAGGAATTCCGAGCCGATCGATCACTGGCGGCACTCCGCAAGATGTCGGTCGCGACGGCCCGCGTCATTCGGGAAGGCACGCTGCAGTCTATTTCTGCACGAGAACTGGTCAGAGGAGACGTGATTGCCCTCGAAGCGGGCGACCGCATTCCCGCAGATTCACGTTTACTCTACTCAACGAATTTCCAAGCTCAAGAAGCCTCACTCACCGGGGAATCGACACCCGTACAAAAACAGGCGGAGCTGCTCGATGCCGCCGAAGTACCGCTCGCCGATCAACGCAACATGGTCTTCATGGGCACCGTGGCTGTCTCCGGCAAGGCCCGTGGGCTCGTGGTGGCGACAGGTCTAGGAACGGAACTGGGCCGGATCGCCGCCATGATCCGAAAGGCCGATGAGGCGGAGCGTAGCGAGACACCGCTGCAACGACGGTTGGAACAATTCGGATATACGCTCTTATGGCTGACGCTTGGGGTGGTCACAGTCGTGTTCGGCCTCGGGTATCTCCGGGGAGAACCGCTGGTTGAGATGTTCCTCATTTCGGTAAGCCTCGCGGTGGCGGCTGTGCCCGAAGGCCTCCCCGCTGTCGTCACGATTACATTGGCCTTGGGAGTCACCAGAATGGCCAAGCGACATGCGTTGATTCGCAAACTCCCCGCGGTCGAAACGCTGGGATCTGCCACAGTGATCTGCACCGACAAGACCGGTACCTTGACGAAGAATGAGATGACGGTGACGCGCTTGATCATGGGTGACTCCCACTTCGAAGTGACCGGCGAGGGATATGAACCGGCAGGGGAGATTCGGGAAAGCAGCACTCCGGACTCAGGACTTCCCTCTGGTCTGCGCGACCTTCTGACTACCGCGGTGCTTTGCAACGGCGCGACATTGCAACAAGAAAACGGCATCTGGCGGATCATCGGCGATCCGACGGAAGGTGCGCTGCTCGTGGTTGCGGCAAAGGCCGGTCTCACGAAAGCCGAGTTGGAGCGCCGAGCGCCTCTGGACAGAGAAGTTCCGTTCGATGCCGAGCGGAAGATGATGACGATCATCCGCCGAACGGAGCAAGGCCGTATGGCTTACTGCAAAGGAGCACCCGATGTCTTGCTGAAACGTTGCGCTGCGCGTGTCACGCTGGATGGCCGGATCGAACCCCTGGACCAACAGGATCGACAGCTGATCGACGAAGCTAATGCTTCCTTGGCACAACAAGCCCTCCGCGTACTGGGCGTCGCGTACAGGCCTCTAGACCAATCGGCGAGTTCGGATGAAGAGGTGGAGCGCGATTTGATCTTTCTCGGCCTTCTCGCGATGAAGGATCCGTTGCGGCCCGAAGCGGCAGAGGCGGTGCGCCTTTGTCGGGATGCAGGCATCCGTACTGCCATGATCACCGGAGATCACAAGGAGACAGCGATCGCGATTGCCCGCGAATTAGGCCTCTATCGCGATGACGGGGTGGCGTTGTCCGGGTCAGAGCTGGACGGCTTAACCGACGAGCAAGTGAGGCAACGTGTGGAGCGAATCAGCGTGTATGCCCGTGTATCGGCCGAGCACAAGCTCCGGATCGTTCAGGCCTGGAAGCGGAACGGGGCCATTGTCGCCATGACCGGTGACGGGGTCAACGATGCGCCGGCGATCAAGGCGGCGGATATCGGCGTGGCGATGGGGATGACCGGCACCGACGTGACCAAAGAAGCATCGGATATGGTAGTGACGGACGACAACTTCGCCTCGATCGCCGACGCGGTCGAGGAGGGCCGGGGCATCTTCGACAACATCAGAAAGACGGTGCATTTTCTCCTGTCGTGCAACGTCAGCGAAGTGTTGGTCATGCTCTTTGCCACATTGCTTGGCTTGCCCTTGCCGCTCCTGCCTATTCAAATTTTGTGGATGAATCTCGTGACGGACGGTTTTCCCGCCCTTGCACTGGCAGTCGATCCGAAAGCGCCGGACCTGATGCAGCAGCCGCCGCGACAGACCCAAGCACGCTTACTGGACGGTGAAAGGCTTTGGACCATCGCCGGCGAAGGCATGATGTTGGCGGTCATTGCCCTGAGCGCGTTTTCGTACAGCCTGTTTGTCTGGCAACAGCCGATCGATCAGGCGCGAACGGTGACGTTCGCTGTGATGGTTGCCGCTCAGTTGGTGCACGCCTTTAATTGCCGGAGTGATCGTTGGTCGCTGTTTCAAGTGGGAGTGACGACGAATCGCTCGCTTATTTGGGCTGTGCTCGTTTCTCTTGCCCTGCAAATTGCCATTCTCGCGACCCCGTTCCTGCAGTCCATCTTCAAGGTCGCACCCTTGCCGATGGAAGATTGGGAACTGCTGGTGGCCATGACGCTCATCCCATTGGCCGTCGTGGAAACGATCAAATGGTTCAGAAGGCGGCGGGCAATCAGCGTTTAG